A section of the Pithys albifrons albifrons isolate INPA30051 chromosome 30, PitAlb_v1, whole genome shotgun sequence genome encodes:
- the SSR2 gene encoding translocon-associated protein subunit beta: MKLLLLAVCALVSVARCEDGARLLASKSLLNRYAVEGKDLTLQYNIYNVGSSAALDVELSDDSFPPEDFGIVSGMLNVKWDRIAPASNVSHTVVLRPLKAGYFNFTSATITYLAQEGGQVVVGFTSAPGQGGILAQRDFDRRFSPHFLDWAAFGVMTLPSIGIPLLLWYSSKRKYDTPKTKKN, encoded by the exons atgaagctcctgctgctggctgtgtgtgccctggtgTCCGTGGCCCGCTGCGAGGACGGTGCCAGGCTCCTGGCCTCCAAATCCCTGCTGAACAGGTATGCAGTGGAGGGCAAGGACCTGACATTGCAGTACAACATCTACAACGTTGGCTCCAG TGCTGCCCTGGATGTGGAGCTGTCGGATGATTCCTTCCCCCCGGAGGATTTTGGCATCGTCTCTGGCATGCTCAACGTCAAGTGGGACAGGATCGCTCC AGCGAGTAACGTGTCCCACACGGTGGTTCTGCGGCCTCTTAAAGCTGGTTACTTCAACTTTACCTCTGCCACTATCACATACCTGGCACAGGAGGGTGGACAGGTCGTG GTTGGTTTCACTAGTGCTCCCGGACAGGGAGGAATCCTGGCTCAGCGTGACTTTGACAGGAGGTTCTCCCCTCACTTT TTGGATTGGGCGGCATTTGGTGTGATGACCCTGCCCTCCATCGGGatccctctgctgctgtggtaCTCGAGCAAGAGGAAGTACGACACCCCCAAGACCAAAAAGAACTGA